Within the Miscanthus floridulus cultivar M001 chromosome 2, ASM1932011v1, whole genome shotgun sequence genome, the region GAATTCATTTATTGGGACAACTAAGAGAGGCATTGGTCCTTGTTACTCCAGCAAGGTAACTCGAAATGGACTGCGGGTTTGTGATCTAAGGCACATGGACACTTTTGGGGATAAGCTTGATGTATTGTTCAAAGATGCTGCTTCGAGATTTCAAGGCTTTCAGTACAGCAAAAGCATGCTCAAGGAAGAGGTTGAGAGGTACAAGAAGTTCGCAGATCGCTTGGAGCCCTTCATTGCTGATACCGTGCATGTGCTAAATGAATCTATTCAGCAGCAGAAGAAAATCCTGGTTGAAGGTGGACAAGCAACTATGCTGGATATTGATTTTGGTACTTATCCATTTGTGACTTCTTCTAGCCCTTCAGCTGGTGGGATATGCACAGGCCTAGGGATTGCTCCAAGGGTAATTGGTGACCTGATTGGAGTGGTAAGTTAAACCCACTGTTATTCATTATTACAGTCCTCTTTCATGCTCTACTGCTTATATATTATGTATGCTTTATGTGCAGGTCAAAGCTTACACATCAAGAGTTGGCTCTGGCCCTTTCCCAACTGAACTACTTGGAGAGGAAGGTGACCGCCTTAGGAAAGCTGGAATGGAATTTGGCACAACAACGGGTCGCCCAAGGCGATGCGGTTGGCTTGACATTGTTGCGCTTAAGTACTGCTGCCAAATCAATGGGTTCTCATCACTTAATCTGACCAAACTAGATGTTCTGTCTGGGTTGTCAGAAATTAAGGTGGGTGTTTCTTATAGCCAACCTGATGGACAGAAGCTACAATCCTTCCCTGGGGATCTTGATACCCTTGAGCAAGTACAGGTAAGCTTTGGCATGCACTTCTCACTGTGTTTTCACGGCGTAAAGCCGCTTTGAGTAGAAACATAGCATTGTTTCGAGAATGTACATTATTTTCTCTGTTTTAAGATGCAATATAATATCCTTGTCTCAAAAGCTTGTGGTGTTAGTAGTGACAATTTAAATAGGTATAAGAGACTAAGAATGCATATATTTCATCTCTTATATGCCTTGCCTTGTGTTTCAGGTTAACTATGAGGTTCTGCCTGGGTGGCGAAGTGACATTTCGTCTGTTCGAAGTTACAATGAACTTCCCCAAGCTGCCCGCCTCTATGTGGAGAGGATAGAAGAGCTTGTTGGTGTTCCCGTGCACTACATTGGTGTTGGACCTGGCAGAGATGCTCTCATATACAAGTAAAAGCAacttcaccctgttcgcttgattggGCAGAAAAATCTAGCCCTAACCAGGCCTTGAGCATTTGCacttcgttgctgtcgtagctgTGATACGGTGAAGTCACTGACTGGTGGAGTGATGTAATGTGCGCAATAATCAGAACCTTGTTCTAATACAGCCGCTGAGACATCAGCTAAGGCGAATAAGGGAAGGATGGGTCATTTGCACTATTGTTCGGTGGTTCATCATATATTTTGCACCGTGTTTGACTCCAATTGTTAGGTGGTTCATATATTTTGTACTAATTGTGAGACTAATGAGCTATGAATCTCAACTGTATACCTTGCTGATGGATGCCTTTCCGTTTATTTGTATGGTTGAAAAAATGAGATACCTGATCAAAATCTGCGCATTCTTGTCTACcgtggatttttttaaaaaatttaacactttttggaaactaattttaaatctaacacggtcgggttttttttttaaactaacacttttggtcgcgtcTATTGCCCTGACGCGGTCAAATGCCTGTGCCACGCTATGTATGGTGGCGCGACAGAGGGCTAACGTGGtggcgaccggaatcgctgatcGCTGATGGGGCAGGGCCTGTCGCGCCCTGATCTGTGGCGCGACAGAGCTGAATAAAACCCCGCGCCCAGTCCCGTCTGCTCGAGCAGCAAACCCGCCTAGCCgtcgcgcccgccgcccgcccggtGGTACGtggacggtttaatcggaacgcgtcgcgccgatagtgggagttattctaagtattgcttggcgtaaaatcaatagtggatttgtttctgtcttttgttgaattagtttcacggccgaatagagaatttgataaagcaatgattttttttcgtctttcataatacggttaaccaccctgttaactaatcgattacgaaaaattggatcggattgaaacgaatatttttttAAGGAAACTTATTTCTTGagctttttggccccatattgtaggatcggcggcgacgcgaccatgggccccggcttcctcgacccctcgcgcaaGATGCCGGCCACCGGCATCGAGATACGGCGGGACTGCCGGCTcctgaactagttgctacttaatctcgccagcagtgctgccgcgacgcatagaaacgaatatgaagcaaataaatgaagtatgtgtgcaagttgacaagctgccacataacattttcattggtttgacataagtttgacataacataaccaaataaccccgcaagtttcggacgccaatattcgtttgatcTAACAAACTAAGACTCAGGAGTGTAATGATCCCTCGGacgtctctgtctcttcggatttgttgacaacacattgggagtgtagccaacgtcagtATGGTCgtgtcgacggtgcgtacggctcgtaccctgcaagtatatgatacacacgattacttataattctttatgatcgttagttcatggagcatacgtatttaaagaaactacctttgttaccaCTGGTCGTGCTTGgtacacattgggagtgtagccaacgtcgataTCATATACTTCCGCgtcgacgttggctacactcccaatgtgtacCAAGCGACgttgctccatgaactaacgaccataccgacgttggctacacgaTTACCAATGTGatgctccttgggtaccaagcagggcaccacctagctgagacatgccgatctcgtcctacggccaatcgtcccactggtcgtgctgtctgcggaagcccggggggtcgtcgtcatcatcgtcctcgtcgtcctcggttgcagggtccttcccagcgctatgatgtggtgttatacgcaccgcggaagtggcacctgtcatcggctgagaagagccggctggtgtccttaaagaggctgaagacgtgccacccgaccgcgccgagagtggcggttcctcataaggagtgtccatgcagcttagcttctgagctagcttcctgcaactcttcttcaccttctgcataaatagacgttaaagttagtgcatttcccaaacgtatatacactaaagaaatattttttcggaacggacaagtttatgtttatctccacaaaagccgcgagaacacCTGGCCCCTGTCCTCTAGACTCGTaaagccgaaacgctgcttcgttggacagccttaacaattgtgtcgcctgggtacagaaatacgattggacagttttagtacacatacttaataccaaaaggataacaaattgtaccattcaagtatcttatcacgtatctttgaagcggagctctctatagctgtgtgtcctccctagtgataacgtcgtacacatcttcgatgacatcttcctccgaatcctcgtcaatcgcctcctcagtgtacggggacttgatatgtgtcctcgtagacctgtgaagccaccgcaggtactcgttgAAGGTGTGCtgatcgtgtggaggacccgcatggaccggatgTAGTATcctgttctgccacaaatggatgtgcgCGCTGTGTGTCACGTGCCAATCATTGGTCTtatacctcttcctacggtcatacctgcaacaaaacgatgttagttgtaccacacatacctctgaattgtagttttgttattaatcgataacacacTCGTGCAATccttgattggtggagtaaagtggtggtgggcagcctgtcattattccaaactgtctgcagaccctgatgggcaagtgaatctcgaccacatggaagaaaataagagggacgttgcaacgatactcgtctgactcgtccctagtgacagaactgagatagtactggagctccgaagcatcccaaggacaccaatgcacctgaaatttcataattgagttaggttgtgatataatgtacatcgaacaagacacatgtatgatagtaaagagagcgtaacccgGTGCTATGTCAGGaagtcgagaccgtccgtgtactccctatacttgcgtctcgtattccctctaactaactctgattccgtccagataaacagagctatagggagtgtatcctgcccattccattgctgcattgaacacaataatgaattagccattaataaactcatcatatgtaaccatatcgaagaatataatgaaccgaagtacttaccggtaaaccagtactaagtggcctcccaacgggccatcgtttccaacaccaaacctagagtaggtacgagcaacctccaaggttcgcatatcctgaggtgtgacggtaggcaacgcatagctatcgatacgtccatgccaggattgtgctgccccagctgtacgtcgctatgttctcccacggctggcgtaatatgtcaaggaagatccagctgatggtgttgcccgagacgtctaggaagaggaaagcaccaagaaagtgctagagccacactcgagcgaacctgttgATCTGAGCCTCCCCaacctgtgggtccaagtaattaaagcgctccgtgatctaggacgacgaaacaccggaagttttcctgaaatttaccaaagaaaatgagacccgatggctgcaagAAAGCAATGTCAGTATTAAATATGcttcaatttctcacttatttttcttggaagcctcgtcgtccgatagaagaaagccagtaaactgagccaccaggtccctccagtgatcgttgtcgactatccctgtcactgaaaGTCCCTCCAACCGAAGGTCagaaatagccttcacgtcctgcatggtcaaggtcatctcaacacaaggtaggtggaacatgtgggtctcaagcctccacctgttataagaatagaacgactgttagttgcctcaaatttgttacaagaaagtttatgtacaaagaatgcactcacacctgtctacagctgcagtaagtagtgctgggtcaaggagcGGAAGactgtggttgacaacacggacaagctcgagaaagccgacacgccgtatgtacgacgcataacgctcgtcccactggtgcgccctggtgtgcgtgtggggcctcaaagtaggcaatgtcacctctgcgtcgttgtcactcaagatgtgtgctcggtgctggtcatcgtactccacctcaagaatggggtacaacgggtgctgcgtgggtggggccatcctgttacaaattgataaacaaagcgttagagtattcaaattaacaaaatttaaattaacattatgtagcattgtaaaatttgaactacttgttatgcaatatgaaagcacatgtatatattcaaagtaaaattaacagacatatcacgcactagtaacataaacaacttcactaaaaatataagcatttgacgaaacttcatgaagccatcaaaatcgacgtatcacacactagtaagtaccgacatttataaactagtatctatacccaaaatccataactaaataactaactataaactagataataaatacctaatcaattcCTAAACTCAAAAtcctaacctcaaacctaaaaactacctacgtaaatcacaaacaaattcactaacctaactatcctaaatcactaactatcataaatcaataacaatcataaaaccctaactatcctatattactaattattctaaatcactaattatcctaaaataataataatcaaaattacataaaatcgagagggaggtaccttaggagcgggtgaCCTTGACACGCTGGCGTTCGTGGCGTGGCCGGTGTGGGCGCgggcgggcgctgcgcggcggcggggcacgtgcggctggcggcggcgggcggacgGGCAGGGGTGCAtgcgtgcggggggggggggggggggggggggggggcgtcaccatgcatggcgcgacacaggcatttggccgcgtcaggacaataggcgcgaccaaaagtattagttaaaaaaaacgaccgtgttagatttaaaattagttttcaaaaagtattaaaattaaaaaaaaaatctctacCGCATGCTTGTTTCTCGACTCCAGTTAACCTTGTCAACGCACTGAAGCTACCAAAAAATTGTTCTGATACTGAGAGTGAAGTAGCAGGCTACATAGATAGGGGAGGATGCATTTTTTTTTGGTTAAAAAGAACTAAAGAATAGTAGGCTCAAATGGTCACAGATCCATTATGCCAAACTCATTACCACCCATCAGATTATCAGAATCGATTACATTGAACTTGGGAGCTAAAGCTTGTGCGCTAGTGAAAGGTGCCACGTGCAGCATGCAGATGGGCGGGATATTCAACATTGCATGGACTCGGATCACACACACTAGACGTCCCAGACAGGGATGGGCAGGCAGGTTCCGAACTGGTCGACCTCATGCAGATCGTCCATCTGAAAACCTCCGTTGACGCCGACGGCGCCGCCGTGGGCTCCCGCGATGTCGTTGAGGTCCGCTGCCAGCGCGTCCCAGTCGAACTCGCCGTTGCCGCCGAAGCAGCCAGCGTCGTCGGCGTCACCGTGAAAGCTGGCTTTAGCAGTAGCCGTGCCGTCGTCGTCGGTCTTGAGCACGCCGATCTGCTGCAAGAACTCCCTGAGGTCGAGCTGGGGCTTGTCCGCTTCGGGCGGGCCGCAGGCGCCGCCCTCGCACGGCTCGGCGTCGTCGACCGTTGTCATGGAGGCCGTGGCCACCGCCTGCTCCAGGGAGTGGAAGCAGGACATGGGCGGCGCGTGGGTGGTGACGGTGGAGCAGGGAGACGTGGAGGCCGCCGCCGGGAGATGATCGGCCGGGGCGAGCTGGTGGGCAGGCGCCGGCGGCTGCGGCTTGGCGGGCGAGCCGTTATTCTTGAGCTCCTGCAGCCTCTGGTGGATGACGTGCACGTTGTGCTGCGCGTTGAGGTTGAGCAGCCCGTAGGCCGGGACGGCGGCTGCCGCGGCGCCCCTGGCGGAGGCCGGCAGCCACCTGAGCCTCTGGtgcgcggcggaggcggcggcggagacggaggCGCGGAGGTGCGGCAGGTTGAGGAAGGCGTCGGGCCCGTAGAGCCTGCGCGCGGCCTCGTCGTAGGCGAGCGCGGCCTCCTCGGCGGTGGCGAAGGAGCCGAGCCAGAGGCGGGTGCGCTTGTTGGGCTCGCGGATCTCGGCCACCCACTTGCCCCACGTCCGCTGGCGCACGCCGCGGTACTCGCAAGCCGCGTTCTGCGGGCCGCCCTTCCCCCGCGTCGGGCCCTTCTTCCACGCGCGCTTCCGGCCGTAGCTCTCCATGGGAATTGGGATCAGGTGGCGCGTGGGGAGCTAGGGAGAGGGCGGGCGGATCGGAGTCGGAGGAGGGAGGGTTTATTTTGAACTCCAATGCAAGCAGAAGCTAAGGAGCTTTGAAATGGCCTGGGGGAGTGGGGAGTGTAGTGaagtgggtgaggagagtgtgacGAGAGGCGCGGGGGGTTTAGTAGAGTGGCGCGCGCGGGGCGGGGGTGATCGGCAAGGCATGGCGTGGGTTTAAATGTTGTCACGGCCGGGAATGCATGTGTCGCGCCTTTTCCAGACCTGTGAGCGTGAGCTCCCGTCTCGGAGGCGCCACATGTGACCGTTAGGCATCTCTAGGAATGCATGTCCTAAGACCGATCGAGAAACCAAAACAAAGAAATTCGTCCTCTGCTGTCCAATAGTTACGACGAACGAAGTTTTTGTTCGGTTTATTTTTAACCTCTGTTGATTTATCCATCTATCTACCATCGTATATATGATTTGCAATGCCCAAATTCCTCCACTCCCTAAGCATTTGAATGGAATTCATCCTCGTTTCCCTTCTCATTGTGATTTTCATTTTCACCCTCTTGaatatctcttttttttttcctataTACATGGAACAAGTGATTCTTCTACTCCTTGAACATTACATATTGACGATTTTACTACAATAAATATATTGGATCTTTCGAAAAATACAATAAATATATGTATTGATAGAtgaataacgacatttatcttatTTGTTTGAATTGAACAATTGTTTCTTTTTAGCTGTCTTTCGATGGTAGAGCCAACGTGCCTGTCGATAGTAAAACACATTTTAATGACTCTGGCTCGGTCAATTTTCAAAACTTGGTTTTACATTTTTCTCCGATTCTACTTTCGCGAAATGAACAAATTGCGGTGGAACTGCGGATCGCGCTAGGTTTTGGTGGATACGCACCGAGGAATCCAGAGGACGTACGTACGGGCTGAACAAGCTAAGGTGAGCACGTTGATTCGTCGTCATGGTAATAAGAGCGGCATGAATGCGAGGTGTAAAGATCCACCTCACAGCATTCTTGGCTCTCACGAGCGTGCTCTTCACATGCTCCTCCTCCACGTCAGATGTACAGAGCATGCGATTCCTGATGAGCCCTCCTCCTGTCGTCTGTCTTGTGCGATCGATCTGCTTGTTTGACCGGCTCTACTACCGTGCAGCCTAGGGCAAACGCTGATAAGCATGTCCATGTGTGACACCATCTGCGTGCTCCGTGCTATAAGGCCAAGATTGGTAAATGTATATCACAAGTTCACAACATATCACATTCAGCCGTTCCTCCGGAATGCAGGCCGACATCTTGTAGTACTCTCCCCGTTcgaaattataagtcactttgattttTCTAGTGCATATATTATATTTAGATACAGAGCAAAACTGATGTACCGAAAAAAAaacaaagtgacttataatttggaacgaagggagtatatGTTAACCATGTAGAGTGGCAACTGATTCATAAGAACCTACATCATCTGCTCGATTATGGTTAATTTGCTCGACAAACGAAAATAACACTGGACAACAAAATCTGATTCTTTCTCAGTGAAAGCCAACGTAGCTTGACATTGCGATGCATGCTATCCATGTTTTTGGTAGATGAAAACGGTGcatttcccttttcttttttcaGGAAATGATCTAAATTGGGCTATCAGTCAAAAGAACATTACCCTGAATGTAAGAAATATCTAGATTCCTTCCTAAGAGTATGTCAGATCTATCCTTTTTCCTGAGAGAGGGAGCAGGAGTATGTATGCCTATTCTTTACAGTTGCAATGCTGCCTGACTAAACACTTCAGGATGTTCTTGAGCAGATGTTCGGCAGCCGAGTTTCCTTTGTTTGCAGGAGTCCTTGACGCCAAGGGTCATTGTACAGTTTATAATGCAATACCTGTCACAAGCATTCTTTCTCAGGAAATATGAACACAGCAGAACGGTAGTTCTTGGGTTGAAAAGGGGTATATCAGAGACAGTGACACGTGGCCAAGCACAATTCTGGTAACACTAATTTTTTTTATGACTCACCAAAGCTTTCTACTGGGATAATGCAAATATTATTTCATTTCTAGCGAACAGAAGATGCTAAGTAGTAAGTATGATAACATCCAGACCACACAATAGGTTGAGGAGCAGGTCTACCTGTATAAATGTCGCAAAGGCATCGCCATCGTCAGGTAGTTTTGAGACCTCAACAGACCAAGGTGCCTCTTCAGAGAACAGTCTTTTCTGTCTCTGCGCCTCTAACAATATTGAGTCTCGATAGAAAAACCTCTGCCACATCTGGCGGACATTTCCCAGCATAAACTCTACTTGTGTATCATTTATTCCCTGGTGACATGGAAATGGTAAGCATTCTGCAGTGTTGTGTCCAAAAGATTACAAAAAAAAAGCAGAAACAGAGTAAAAACATACTCGAAGTGTACTTATGAGGCCTGGAATGTCATCTTCTTGTAT harbors:
- the LOC136540568 gene encoding adenylosuccinate synthetase 1, chloroplastic-like, with translation MSLSTLSHPTAAAAAGTGKSLFPAAPAAQSVRFPRARAPVPAAVSAATAAVHADPAEDRVSSLSQVSGVLGSQWGDEGKGKLVDVLAPRFDIVARCQGGANAGHTIYNAEGKKFALHLVPSGILHEGTLCVVGNGAVIHVPGFFGEIDGLESNGVRCDGRILVSDRAHLLFDLHQVVDGLREAELENSFIGTTKRGIGPCYSSKVTRNGLRVCDLRHMDTFGDKLDVLFKDAASRFQGFQYSKSMLKEEVERYKKFADRLEPFIADTVHVLNESIQQQKKILVEGGQATMLDIDFGTYPFVTSSSPSAGGICTGLGIAPRVIGDLIGVVKAYTSRVGSGPFPTELLGEEGDRLRKAGMEFGTTTGRPRRCGWLDIVALKYCCQINGFSSLNLTKLDVLSGLSEIKVGVSYSQPDGQKLQSFPGDLDTLEQVQVNYEVLPGWRSDISSVRSYNELPQAARLYVERIEELVGVPVHYIGVGPGRDALIYK
- the LOC136540569 gene encoding dehydration-responsive element-binding protein 2E-like codes for the protein MESYGRKRAWKKGPTRGKGGPQNAACEYRGVRQRTWGKWVAEIREPNKRTRLWLGSFATAEEAALAYDEAARRLYGPDAFLNLPHLRASVSAAASAAHQRLRWLPASARGAAAAAVPAYGLLNLNAQHNVHVIHQRLQELKNNGSPAKPQPPAPAHQLAPADHLPAAASTSPCSTVTTHAPPMSCFHSLEQAVATASMTTVDDAEPCEGGACGPPEADKPQLDLREFLQQIGVLKTDDDGTATAKASFHGDADDAGCFGGNGEFDWDALAADLNDIAGAHGGAVGVNGGFQMDDLHEVDQFGTCLPIPVWDV